CCAACTACCAGCAAGAGCCTATTGACCTTAAAGGAAGATTATACAGCAATATAAAAACCTATGAAGCTCTACCAAAAGATGCAAATGGGAATCTGCTATTTACAACTATTAAAAACTATACAGATACAGCAGACACAGGATCAGATTATCTATGCTCGATTAACTATGGAGTATATGAGAAAGAAGCATATGTATTAGATGTCATTTACACTAAAGAGCCTATGGAAGTAACAGAACCTTTATTGGCTAATAGTCTATATGATTACAGAGTTAATGAGGCAGACATAGAAAGTAACAATGGAGGTAGAGGCTTTGCAAGGTCAGTAGAAAGGATTTTAAGAGAAAAGTATAGAAGTAATAAAACTAAGATAAACTGGTTTCATCAATCAAAGAATAAGCAAGCTAGAATACTTTCAAACAGTACATGGGTAATGGACCATATATATTTTCCTAAAAATTGGATGGATAGATGGCCAGAATTTGCAAAGGCTATTTTAAGCTATCAAAAAGAAGGAAAAAACAAGCATGATGATGGACCAGATACACTGTCAGGAATAGCCGAGAAAAACAATAATGCAAAAAGATTTGGGTGGTAAAAATAAAGAAGGTGAAATATGTTTGAGTGGATAAAAAAATTATTTTCTAAAAGTAAAGAGAAGGTGGAAAAGAAGGTGGAGAGAAGTTATGTAGAAAAATTAATTCAGAACTGGGAAATGTCAAAGTCTAGGAAGATGATGATTACTGGAGAGGAATACTACAGAGGAAAACAGGATATTCTCAATAAAAAAAGACTGGTTAGAAATGAAAAAGGAGATTTAGTTGAAAATTTTGCTTTGGTAAATCATAAAATAGTTGATAATCAGTATAGTAAACTTGTGGATCAGAAAGTTAATTACTTAGTGGGAAAACCTATTTCTTTTAAAAGCAAAGATGAGAAATACGCAGAAGAATTACAAAAAATATTTGATAAAAATTTTCATAGAAAATTCAAATATTTAACTGAAAATGCTCTGAACAATGGTGTAGGGTGGTTACACCCATACTATGACAATGAAGGTAATTTCAAATTGAGGCAGTTTGAACCTTCTGAAATATTACCAATTTATAAAGATAAGGATAAAGAAGAACTGGAAATGGTAATAAGAGTATATAAAGAGGCTGTACTTGGAACTTATGAAACCATTGAGAAAGTAGAAGTGTATAAAAAGAATGGAATAGATAGATATGTTAGAAAAAGAGGGGTGTGCTCATTGGAATGTGAGAACATCCCTTATGTAATTTTTACAGAAGGAGAAGAGGAAAAACCTTTTAACTGGGCCAAAATCCCTTTTATACCATTCAGATATAATCAACAGGAAATACCTCTTATAGCGAGGGTAAAAAGTTTACAGGATGCTATTAATACAATAGTATCTAATTTTCAAGACAATGTTACAGAGGATATAAGAAATACAATATTTGTTTTAGTAAATTTTGGTGGAGAAGATCCAGCAGATTTCAGAAGGGATTTACAAGATGGGATTATTAAAGTTAATGCAGTAGAAGGAATATCAGGAGATGTTAAAACCCTTCAAGTTGAGGTAAACTCAGAAAACTATAAAACAATATTAGAAATGCTTAAAAAAGCTATTATAGAAAATGGGAGAGGATTTGACGCTAAGGATGACAGAATGTCAAATAATCCTAATC
Above is a window of Fusobacterium varium DNA encoding:
- a CDS encoding phage portal protein, SPP1 family, with product MFEWIKKLFSKSKEKVEKKVERSYVEKLIQNWEMSKSRKMMITGEEYYRGKQDILNKKRLVRNEKGDLVENFALVNHKIVDNQYSKLVDQKVNYLVGKPISFKSKDEKYAEELQKIFDKNFHRKFKYLTENALNNGVGWLHPYYDNEGNFKLRQFEPSEILPIYKDKDKEELEMVIRVYKEAVLGTYETIEKVEVYKKNGIDRYVRKRGVCSLECENIPYVIFTEGEEEKPFNWAKIPFIPFRYNQQEIPLIARVKSLQDAINTIVSNFQDNVTEDIRNTIFVLVNFGGEDPADFRRDLQDGIIKVNAVEGISGDVKTLQVEVNSENYKTILEMLKKAIIENGRGFDAKDDRMSNNPNQMNIQSMYADIDLDANNMETEFQASFEQLLWFVNVHMRKDKDPTLEVIFDRDVLVNEGQTIENIAKSVGIISEETLVSMHPFVADPKAELERMKKEKEEKMEVYPEVFKNLGDPDDKEE